One window from the genome of Paenibacillus azoreducens encodes:
- a CDS encoding helix-turn-helix transcriptional regulator, whose protein sequence is MYEWNEMVQLMIDWVERHLTANPSLLNMSKHLGYSPYYCSRQFNSLTGMTLRDYIWMRKVSRAALELRDTDGRVLDIAMKYGFSSQEAFTRAFVKAFGVTPSAYRKAPRPIPLAKRVEVFSPYHYFMKERDQMSQGQLQQVEIRKEFIQAHKFIGVWDISSQSYMQFWENGHDCDEICGTLESMSNLVLPGHLEQTAGWFYENGQKGYFYGIPVSLDYDGKIPAGMECREFPESEYLIFHYPPFDYLKENGAVMRIVEEAAWNFDPKSMGYEWDEDIKQDYQQHFPEGYGYAVLRPVKKLD, encoded by the coding sequence ATGTACGAATGGAATGAGATGGTGCAGCTAATGATTGATTGGGTGGAGCGTCACTTGACGGCAAATCCTTCGCTTTTGAACATGTCCAAGCATCTCGGTTATTCGCCTTATTATTGTTCCCGGCAATTTAATTCTCTGACAGGGATGACTTTGCGGGACTATATATGGATGCGAAAGGTCAGCCGTGCCGCCTTGGAGCTCCGTGACACGGATGGACGCGTGCTGGATATTGCCATGAAGTATGGATTTTCTTCGCAGGAGGCGTTTACGCGGGCGTTCGTGAAAGCCTTTGGCGTGACTCCCTCCGCTTACCGCAAAGCACCAAGGCCGATTCCGTTGGCCAAACGCGTGGAAGTATTTTCGCCTTATCACTATTTCATGAAGGAGCGGGATCAGATGAGTCAGGGGCAGCTGCAGCAGGTGGAGATCCGAAAAGAATTCATCCAGGCACATAAGTTCATTGGGGTTTGGGATATATCCTCGCAAAGCTACATGCAATTTTGGGAAAACGGGCATGACTGCGACGAAATCTGCGGGACTCTGGAAAGCATGTCCAATCTGGTGCTCCCCGGGCACTTGGAGCAAACCGCAGGTTGGTTTTACGAGAACGGACAAAAAGGATATTTTTATGGCATTCCCGTTTCACTGGACTATGATGGCAAGATTCCTGCCGGGATGGAGTGCAGGGAGTTTCCTGAATCCGAATATTTGATTTTCCATTACCCGCCCTTTGATTATTTAAAGGAAAACGGCGCAGTGATGAGAATAGTGGAAGAAGCAGCGTGGAATTTTGACCCGAAAAGCATGGGATACGAGTGGGACGAAGACATCAAGCAGGATTATCAGCAGCATTTTCCGGAAGGTTATGGCTATGCGGTGCTTCGTCCAGTGAAGAAATTGGATTAG
- a CDS encoding copper amine oxidase N-terminal domain-containing protein, producing the protein MMKNLTVSMILLIMFMMALPGYTLADGTIPKTNIDQTFIYPYEDRDDAEFYIQYGGSGKESIGKTFVGLFINGSIIKNANIITENNRTLLPIRIVAEQLGAQIEWDGKTQKVTITDANAKRKIELFIDHKNAKMNGKTFKMDAAPQIIHHYTYVPLRFVAEALHAKVAYFNGKDLSQPHILPRLPHVMISRYPSDAKMLSKEAAIAKLKQELIIAYEQKFGKFIPLGKSEKPGQDDDQAILRDVITHLKIVSENDRYYVAPVMYDFWIDKYTGDIYTFYNGLTMSIQSFDPYADQALSFPG; encoded by the coding sequence ATGATGAAAAATTTAACAGTATCCATGATATTGTTGATCATGTTCATGATGGCTTTGCCCGGTTATACTTTGGCTGATGGTACAATACCTAAGACGAATATCGATCAAACTTTCATTTATCCTTATGAGGATCGGGATGATGCCGAGTTCTACATCCAATATGGCGGCTCCGGCAAAGAGTCCATTGGCAAAACTTTTGTGGGTTTATTTATCAATGGGTCTATCATCAAAAACGCGAATATCATCACTGAAAACAACAGAACTTTGCTGCCGATCCGAATTGTAGCCGAACAGCTCGGGGCACAGATCGAATGGGACGGTAAAACGCAAAAAGTAACAATTACCGATGCTAACGCAAAACGCAAGATCGAATTATTTATTGATCATAAGAACGCCAAAATGAACGGTAAAACATTCAAGATGGATGCCGCGCCCCAAATCATTCATCATTACACTTATGTACCTCTGAGATTCGTTGCGGAAGCTTTGCATGCGAAAGTGGCTTATTTTAATGGCAAAGATCTATCGCAGCCGCATATTCTGCCAAGACTGCCTCATGTCATGATCAGCAGATATCCAAGCGATGCAAAGATGCTTTCCAAAGAAGCGGCAATCGCCAAGTTAAAACAGGAATTAATTATCGCTTATGAACAGAAATTCGGGAAATTCATTCCCCTTGGCAAGAGCGAAAAGCCGGGTCAAGACGATGATCAGGCCATTCTTCGGGATGTGATTACGCATCTCAAAATCGTTTCGGAAAATGACAGATATTATGTGGCTCCCGTTATGTATGATTTTTGGATCGATAAGTATACGGGAGATATTTATACTTTTTATAACGGGCTTACGATGTCCATTCAAAGCTTTGATCCTTATGCTGATCAGGCATTGTCTTTTCCGGGGTAG
- a CDS encoding alpha/beta fold hydrolase, which translates to MRKILRKLAWVFITIIGILLLFIAISFINHRIQLNKESAMLSPIGTMVNVNNHQMHVYTEGSGTKTLVFMSGGGTASPVLDFKGLYSKLSDHYKIAVVEKAGYGYSDTAAVSRDIDTILEETRTALSLAGIQGPYILFPHSMSGIEALYWAQKYPAEVSCIIGLDPAVPAAYENYPLPSDAMMSLTSFGARIGFTRFFPAIANSSAAIHENLLSEQEKKMYRAIFYQKTQTSNMMDEVRMIRDNAKKVEEGGVPNVPMYFFISDGKEVPLDDWRDLLVTYVGAANKGKYMVLDCGHYIHDHEPGMIAEESAKFIEGL; encoded by the coding sequence GTGAGAAAAATTCTGAGAAAGCTTGCTTGGGTGTTCATCACGATCATCGGTATTTTGCTATTATTCATTGCCATTAGTTTCATTAACCATCGAATTCAATTGAACAAAGAGTCGGCCATGCTTTCGCCAATAGGGACGATGGTGAACGTCAATAACCACCAAATGCATGTATACACGGAGGGAAGCGGTACCAAGACGTTGGTCTTTATGTCGGGCGGGGGAACGGCCTCGCCTGTGTTGGATTTTAAAGGGCTGTACTCGAAGCTATCCGATCATTATAAAATTGCAGTCGTTGAAAAGGCGGGATACGGTTATAGCGATACGGCGGCTGTTTCTCGCGACATCGATACCATCCTGGAGGAGACCCGGACTGCTTTATCACTGGCAGGCATCCAAGGGCCGTATATTCTGTTCCCGCATTCGATGTCAGGCATCGAGGCTTTATATTGGGCGCAAAAATATCCTGCTGAAGTGAGCTGCATCATTGGACTTGATCCTGCAGTTCCGGCAGCATATGAGAATTATCCATTACCGTCGGATGCTATGATGAGTCTTACCAGCTTTGGCGCCCGCATTGGGTTTACCCGTTTTTTTCCGGCCATCGCGAATTCTTCTGCTGCAATCCATGAAAACCTTCTATCCGAGCAGGAAAAGAAGATGTACCGTGCAATATTTTATCAAAAAACGCAAACCTCCAATATGATGGACGAAGTTAGAATGATCCGGGATAACGCTAAAAAAGTAGAAGAGGGCGGAGTGCCCAATGTCCCGATGTATTTCTTTATATCGGACGGCAAAGAAGTGCCATTGGACGATTGGAGGGATCTTCTAGTTACATACGTCGGTGCTGCAAACAAGGGGAAATATATGGTGCTGGATTGCGGCCATTATATTCACGACCACGAACCTGGAATGATTGCCGAAGAAAGCGCTAAATTTATAGAGGGGCTATAA